Within Thermus sp. CCB_US3_UF1, the genomic segment ACCTCCTCCGCCCGCCCCGCATCAAAGGAGGGGTCCTGGCCCAGGCGGCGGTAGAACTCCCGGAAAAGCCCCCCCTGCAGGAGGCCCTCCTTGTCCTTGGCCACGTCCAGGGTGGCCAGCCACCCCTGGGTAAGCACCCCCCCCACGCCCCGGCCAGGCTCCAGGAGGAGGACCTTGAGGCCCTCCTGGGCCCCGGCCACCGCTGCCGCCACCCCTTGCGGGGTGGCCCCGTAGACCACCAGGTCGTACTGGGCCAAGGCCAGGCCCAGGAAGAGGAGAAAAGCTAAGGCGCGCATAGGCTCCAAGAAAAGGGCCCTGGGCCTCCCCAGGGACCGGCAACAGGATACCCGTTTAGGGCAAGCGCTGCTTGGCCTCCTGGTACTCCGCCACCAGCCGGGCCACCACCTCCTTGGCGGAAGGGATCTCCCGGATGAAGGCCACCCCGTGCCCGGCGGAGTAGACCTCCTTCCAGGCCTTACCCCCACCCTGGCGGAAACGCTCCAGGGAGTCCCGGAGGAAGTTGGCGGGCACCCCGGTCACCTCGGGGGTGTACTGGATGTCTTCCGGGGTGGCCCGGAGGAGGGCCTCCTTGTACTCCAAGGGGGCTTCCGATTCCAGGGTGGCGATGAAGCGGGTGCCGATGTAGGCCCCATCCCCCAGGGCCAAGGCCGCTAAGAGCTGCCTCCCCGTGGCGATCCCGCCGGCGATGAGTACGGGGACCCCAAGCTCCTCCTTCAGCCAGGGGCCGAGGACAAAGGGGCTTATCCCCCCCGCGTGCCCCCCGGCCCCGGCGGCCACGGCCACCAAGGCATCCGCCCCGGCCTCCACCGCCTTCCTCCCGTGGCGCAGGCCCACCACGTCGCACCAGACCACGCCCCCATAGGCCTTGACCCGCTCCACCACCCGGGTGGGATCCCCCAAGGAGGTGACCACCAGGGGGACCTTACGCTCGGCCACCGCCTCCAGGTCCTCCTCGAGGCGGGGGTTGTCCTTGAGGATGAGGTTCACCCCAAAAGGGAGGCCCTGGGGGAAAAGCTCCAGGAACTCGCGGAAGGCGGCATGGGTGCGGAAGTTGAGGCTGGGGATAACCCCGATGGCCCCGGCTTCCGCCACCGCCTGCAGGAGCCTAGCCCCGGAAACCAGAAACATGGGCGCGGCCACGATGGGGTAGCGCAGGCCCAGCATGCGGGTGATGGCGGTTTCCATGGGAAGGATTTTACCGGGTTCAAGGATAATGGGGCGGTGGAACCGGAGCGCTCCCTAAGGCTTTCCATCTGGGAAGGTGCCCTGGCCGTCCTCTTCCTCAACTGGAGCACCGGGGTCATCATCACCGGCTACGCCCTGGCCCTCGGGGCCTCCCCCCAGGCTTTGGCCTTTTTGGGAGCCCTGCCCTTCCTGGCCCAGCTTTTGGCCCCCCTGGCCCTCCTCCTCCCCGGGGGGCGCAAGGCCCTGGTGGTGCGGCTTAGCCTATGGGCCCGCCTCCTCTTCCTGCCCGCCGCCTTGGCCGCCTTCCTGCCCGAAGGGGGGCGCATACCCTTCCTCCTCCTCTTCGCCGCCCTCTCCCAGCTCCTGGCGGCCCCCGTGGGGGTGCTTTGGCTTTCCTGGATGGCCGACCTGGTGGCGGAAGAGAGGCGGGGGCGCTACTTTGGCCTACGCAACGCCCTTTTGGGCCTGGTGGGCACCCTGGGCAACCTCCTGGGGGGGATGGTGGCGGACCGCCTCCCTTCCCCTTGGGGGTACCAGGCCGTCCTCCTCCTAGGGGTGGGGGCCGGCCTCCTTTCCGTCCACCTCCTCCGCCTGCAGGCCGAACCCCGGGAAACCCCCTCCCCCTCCCCCAAGGAGGCCCTGCGGGCCGCCTGGCTCGACGCCCCCTACCGCCGCTACCTGGGCCTGGTCTTCCTGTGGTACGGGGCGGTGATGGTGGGCGGGCCCTTCGTCATCCCCTACTTCGTCCTGGTGGGGGGGCTTTCCATGACCGAGGTGGGGCTTTGGACGGTGATTTCCGCCCTGAGCGGCCTCCTTTTCGGCCCCCTGTGGGGCCGGGTGGCGGACCGGGAGGGGCACAAGGCGGTGCTCTTCCGCACCGCGGGGGTGGCGGCCCTGATGCCCGGGCTTTGGCTCATGGGCTCCCAAGCCTTCCCCTGGCCCATCTGGCTTTCCGCCCTGACCGATGCCTTGGCCTGGAGCGGCCTGAACGCCGCCTTGGCCAACGCGGTCCTGGCCCAGGCCCCCAAGGAGGCGCAAAAGGGCTACCTGACCCTTTATTGGCTGGCCTTGGGCCTGGGAGGGCTTTGCGGGAGCCTCCTGGCGGGAAGCGTGGCCGGCCTGGGCCTAGGCCCAAGCCCCTACCACCTGCCCATCCTCCTTTCCCTGGGGCTAAGGCTTCTGGTGGCCCTCC encodes:
- a CDS encoding nitronate monooxygenase family protein, giving the protein METAITRMLGLRYPIVAAPMFLVSGARLLQAVAEAGAIGVIPSLNFRTHAAFREFLELFPQGLPFGVNLILKDNPRLEEDLEAVAERKVPLVVTSLGDPTRVVERVKAYGGVVWCDVVGLRHGRKAVEAGADALVAVAAGAGGHAGGISPFVLGPWLKEELGVPVLIAGGIATGRQLLAALALGDGAYIGTRFIATLESEAPLEYKEALLRATPEDIQYTPEVTGVPANFLRDSLERFRQGGGKAWKEVYSAGHGVAFIREIPSAKEVVARLVAEYQEAKQRLP
- a CDS encoding MFS transporter, with the translated sequence MEPERSLRLSIWEGALAVLFLNWSTGVIITGYALALGASPQALAFLGALPFLAQLLAPLALLLPGGRKALVVRLSLWARLLFLPAALAAFLPEGGRIPFLLLFAALSQLLAAPVGVLWLSWMADLVAEERRGRYFGLRNALLGLVGTLGNLLGGMVADRLPSPWGYQAVLLLGVGAGLLSVHLLRLQAEPRETPSPSPKEALRAAWLDAPYRRYLGLVFLWYGAVMVGGPFVIPYFVLVGGLSMTEVGLWTVISALSGLLFGPLWGRVADREGHKAVLFRTAGVAALMPGLWLMGSQAFPWPIWLSALTDALAWSGLNAALANAVLAQAPKEAQKGYLTLYWLALGLGGLCGSLLAGSVAGLGLGPSPYHLPILLSLGLRLLVALRFRSL